Genomic segment of Ralstonia pickettii:
AGCGCGGCCACGCAGATACGGCCGGTCGACACAGCGTAGATGCCGTGCTCGGTACGCAGGCGATCCACTTGTGCGGAGGTCAGGCCCGAGTATGAGAACATGCCGCGCTGTGCCTTTACGAACGAGAAGTCGGTCTTCACGCCCTTGGCGGCCAGTTTGTCGACCAGTGCATTGCGCATCGACTTGATGCGATCGCGCATTTCGCCCAGTTCCTGCTCCCACATCGCGCGCAGCTCGGGGCTCGTCAGCACGCTGGCGACGATCGTGCCGCCGTGCGTCGGCGGGTTCGAGTAGTTCGTGCGGATCACGCGCTTGACTTGCGACAGCACGCGGGTGGCTTCGTCCTTGCTGGTCGTCACGATCGACAGCGCGCCGACGCGCTCGCCGTACAGCGAGAACGACTTCGAGAACGAGCTGGAGACGAAGAACGGCAGGCCCGATTCAGCAAACAGGCGCACAGCCAGGCCGTCTTGCTGGATGCCGTCGGCGAAGCCTTGGTAAGCCATGTCGAGGAACGGGATCAGGTTCTTGGCCTTGATGACTTCCACGACCTGCTTCCACTGCTCGGTGGTCATGTCCACGCCAGTCGGGTTGTGGCAGCAGGCGTG
This window contains:
- a CDS encoding amino acid aminotransferase; amino-acid sequence: MSLFSAVELAPRDPILGLNEAFNADTRSTKVNLGVGVYFTDEGKIPVLRAVQEAEKARLAAAAPRGYLPIEGIAAYDQAVQKLLFGADSPLITEGRVVTAQALGGTGALKIGADFLKRLYPNAKVAISDPSWENHRALFESAGFEVVNYAYYDAPSHGLNFAGMMDSLNSYAPNTIVVLHACCHNPTGVDMTTEQWKQVVEVIKAKNLIPFLDMAYQGFADGIQQDGLAVRLFAESGLPFFVSSSFSKSFSLYGERVGALSIVTTSKDEATRVLSQVKRVIRTNYSNPPTHGGTIVASVLTSPELRAMWEQELGEMRDRIKSMRNALVDKLAAKGVKTDFSFVKAQRGMFSYSGLTSAQVDRLRTEHGIYAVSTGRICVAALNTHNIDAVVNAIADVL